A segment of the Gemmatimonadota bacterium genome:
CAGGAGCGCTATCCCGCCTACTACGCCCTGGGTCAACTCATGGCGGTGTTGGGAGACTACCGCTCGGTGGAGCGGGTGGACGGCGCCGCGGCAGCGGCACGCGTCTACCGGGTCGACGGGGAAGCCGGCCCGGTCTGGGTGGCCTGGCTCGAACCGGGGCGGGCGCTCCTACCCGAGGACGACGCCCCGAGCGAGGTCGTTCGTCTCCAGATCGACGCTCCGGAGGTCCAGATCGAAGCCACGATCACACGGCTGGGTCAGAGCGAGCCCCAGATCTCCACGAAGGCCACCCAAGGGGGCTGGATCGAAATGGTGCTCACCCCCACGCCGGTCTTCCTGCGGCCCGTGAACCGGGAGTAGCCGCCCGCCGCCCCTACACGCGACCGTTTGGTCAGTGCGCGCCTTCCACCCGGATCGTGACCGCGTAGGACGCCGGGTCGATCGGCGTGCGCTCGTGCGGTGCCGGCTCCACCGAAACGATCGTGACGCGCACGCCGTTCCACTCGGCGATGCGGGGATCGACCGCGGTGTTGAGCTGGAAGGGCACCGTCGGACCACTGCCCGCAGCGATTCCGAAGCCGGCCCTCAGATTCCCCTGCCACACGCAGGTGACGTCCACCGGGCAGCGGGAATCCTCGAGGACCTCGTCCAGCACCACGCGCAACACGCTCTCGGGCACCCTTTGCTCCTGTCCCACGCGCAACTGCAGCTCGGCGGGCGCCCCCAGGCGAACGTCGCTGGCGTCGACCGGCGATGGCAGCGGTCCGCTGCAGGCCCACGCTCCCACGAGCAGCACGATTCCCACGATTCGTTCGCGCACGTCTCCGCCTCCTCCCCGTTCCCCACGGTGCCGGACCCGCTCATCCCGGGAGCGGCGTCCCAGCGTTAGAACGATCCGCACACTCCGGTCCGGACGCCCCTTCCCCCTTGCTACCCCGGGTAGGCGGCCAGAAGCTCCAGAACGTGGTCGATGTCCGCCTCGGTGTGGTCTGCGTTGACCTGAGCGCGAATCTCCTCATCTCCCTTGGGCACAACGGGATAGGCAAGACCGGTCACCAGCACCCCCTGCTCGAAGAGGTAGCGGACCAGGTCCCGCGTGCGGCCGGTGTCGCGGATCATGAGGGGCACCACAGGGTGCTCGCCCGGGATGGTTTCGATGCCGATGCGAGTCAGGCCCTCCTCGAAGCGCCGCGTGAGTGCCCGCAGCCGCTTCAGCAGCTCCAAGCCCTCGGCGCTGTCCACGATCTCCAGGGAACGGAGCGCCGCCCGTGCCTCCCCGGGCGTGATCGGGTTGGAGTAGATGTACATCTGGGAGCTCTCGCGCAGAAAGCGGACGAGCGCCTCGTTGGACGCGACGTATCCGCCGTTGACGCCGAACGCCTTGCCCAGCGTCCCGACCAGCACGTCGGCCGGGGGCGACCCGGTATACTCCTCGGTCCCCCGCCCCGTTCGGCCAAAGGCCCCGACGCCGTGCGAGTCGTCGACGACCACGACGACGTTCTCCTCGTACGCAGCATCGTGGCGGGCGCAGATCTCCATGATCCGGTCCAGAGGCGCGTGATCCCCGCGCATGCTGAAGATGCCGTCCGTGACCACCAGGGCTCGCCGGGCCGTTGCGGCGAACCGGGCCAGCGCGTGCTCGAGCGCTCCCACGTCGTTGTGACCGTAGACGGCCTTGTCGAGGGGCCGCGCCAGTCGCATGGCGTTGATGATGCAGTTGTGGTTGAGCGCGTCGCTGATCAGCACCGTCTGGTCGGTCACGAGCGGCGTGATGGTCGAGACGACGGTGGCGTACGCGGAGGAGAAGATCATGGCCGCGTCGCGCCCGTGGAACGAGGCCAGCCGCCTCTCCAGCTCGACGTGCGGGGTGTAGGTGCCGCTGATGAAACGCACGGCGCCCGGCCCCGCACCGAACTGGCGCGCGGCCTCCTCTTCCGCAGCGATCACGTCGGCCCGCAGTCCCAGCCCCAGATAGGAGTTGGAGTTCATGCGGATGAACTCCTTGTCCCCCTGGCCCTCCAGGAGAAAGCGTGGACCTCGCTCGCCCGCCGCGGGCAGCACTGCCCGGACCACCGCTTCGGCCCCCTTGGCCGTACCTGCGGATTCCAGACTTTGAACGTGAGCAGCGAGAACGGGAGACAGTCGGTCCGTTGGCATACCGGGGTCGTCCTGGTTGGAGCGGGTCAGAGACCGAGCTTGGCCCGGAGCTTCTCGATCATGTCCGCAGTCATGCGGGGAAGGTCGTACTCCGCCTTCCAACCCCATTCAGCGGCGGCGGCGGAGTCGTCGATGCGGCGGGGCCAGGAATCGGCGATCGCCTGGCGCACGGGGTCCACGGCGTAGTCGATGCGGAAGCCGGGGACGTGCTTGCGGATCTCCTCGGCCAGGCGTTCGGGCGTGAACTGCATGGCGGCCACGTTGAACGCATTGCGATGCGTCAGCCCTGCTGGATCCGCCTCCATCACCTCGATCGCAGCGCGGATGCCATCCGGCATGTACATCATGTCCAACTGCGTATCGGGGCCCAGGAAGCAGGTGTAGTGCCCCTTCTCCAGGGCGTGATAGAAGATGTCGACGGCGTAGTCGGTGGTCCCCCCGCCGGGAGGAGCCACGTAGGAGATCAGGCCAGGAAAGCGCACACCGCGAGTATCCAGCCCGAAGCGGCTGTGGTAGTAGTCGCACAGCAACTCACCGGCGACCTTGGTCACGCCGTACATGGTGACTGGACGCTGGATGGTGTCCTGGGGCGTCGGATCGCGCGGCGTCCCGGGGCCGAAGGCACCGATGGAGCTGGGGGTGAACACGGCGCACTCGTGCGTGCGCGCCACCTCCAGCACGCTCAGCAGCGTTCCCATGTTGACGCGGTAGGCCAGCTGCGGGTCCCGCTCCCCCACCGCCGAGAGGATCGCGGCCAGGTGGTAGATCGCATCGGCCCGGTGCCGCATCACGGCACCCGCCACTGCATCCGCGTCGGAGCAGTCCAACACCTGGAAGAGGCCATCACCGGAAGGCTCGGCGGGTGGCCGG
Coding sequences within it:
- a CDS encoding aminotransferase class I/II-fold pyridoxal phosphate-dependent enzyme; protein product: MPTDRLSPVLAAHVQSLESAGTAKGAEAVVRAVLPAAGERGPRFLLEGQGDKEFIRMNSNSYLGLGLRADVIAAEEEAARQFGAGPGAVRFISGTYTPHVELERRLASFHGRDAAMIFSSAYATVVSTITPLVTDQTVLISDALNHNCIINAMRLARPLDKAVYGHNDVGALEHALARFAATARRALVVTDGIFSMRGDHAPLDRIMEICARHDAAYEENVVVVVDDSHGVGAFGRTGRGTEEYTGSPPADVLVGTLGKAFGVNGGYVASNEALVRFLRESSQMYIYSNPITPGEARAALRSLEIVDSAEGLELLKRLRALTRRFEEGLTRIGIETIPGEHPVVPLMIRDTGRTRDLVRYLFEQGVLVTGLAYPVVPKGDEEIRAQVNADHTEADIDHVLELLAAYPG
- a CDS encoding L-threonine 3-dehydrogenase; amino-acid sequence: MKRILVTGAGGQIGSELVPALRARYGENAVLATDIRPPAEPSGDGLFQVLDCSDADAVAGAVMRHRADAIYHLAAILSAVGERDPQLAYRVNMGTLLSVLEVARTHECAVFTPSSIGAFGPGTPRDPTPQDTIQRPVTMYGVTKVAGELLCDYYHSRFGLDTRGVRFPGLISYVAPPGGGTTDYAVDIFYHALEKGHYTCFLGPDTQLDMMYMPDGIRAAIEVMEADPAGLTHRNAFNVAAMQFTPERLAEEIRKHVPGFRIDYAVDPVRQAIADSWPRRIDDSAAAAEWGWKAEYDLPRMTADMIEKLRAKLGL